From the Maioricimonas rarisocia genome, one window contains:
- a CDS encoding carboxylesterase family protein, translating to MNLVLRTGVAVLVLAVMTGVAKAAETGFIERTYEDAAGAHPFRVYVPKGYSPDREWPVMLFLHGAGERGTDGLLPITVGLGPMIEAWGEDFPFIVVFPQCEAKRGRILKGWNPDRPHAQRALKMLEQVEAEFATDPERRVLTGWSMGGFGCWRVAAATPDMWSAVVVLAGGGEPELASNLTDVPVWIFHGADDEVVPPGRSRELVAALEKAGCTFAYTELSGVGHNCWRQVYTCPDVVEWMLDPSQPPGGDVEPDQAILARAARARREKFREALRIPGAVAVRIGPDAMTAAGFGLSDAVPNEWKQGRIDDIEETLEALGEQFVIQMREIDYALELDRAIFRSDDFGRLQLRIGVRNLVLEVAQTSITGTTQQIRADGLRVVVGHRRPVWLEVDVHPVVRGDRMELRLLGADFRIPDDNWYVAAPRNIEVRGGELTPDLVRIGLVGGLYLRKSQIEAEVRRLVPDLIATAEDMVSEVDASPFMASVWPVPVYTPDARLRPQAVQVDSRGAELVFGLVAGPVDAVHVPERPRLEAVPVPALDSVDRSRFLQLDLAPGVVTPLSQMIVDADVARLHPLDVPDERFHVMADRAFLESVVPDLKTLPDDARLLPEFRLVEPLSVRPGQVDSNGTDMEFVVPGVVFSIDHRSDVSSPWQAVAELEISVSQQARLELVRGEDGGRTLRLGWSSDPQVEVHGRFADGYTPRHPELNVDAFRREFVEAWTAWTRGAAGNEVAVPNLQVGAAAMGLSDLKWSSNRLVTEFSMQPSEVANEARRTFEYKVRGPDSRWSQPYRLPGGESHEYRVPYDMELRAVAPLPGARSRVVPGGRLMLQPLRRRGRFRLRSVEPEPQRTRSDR from the coding sequence ATGAATCTCGTTCTGCGAACAGGCGTTGCGGTGCTGGTGCTCGCGGTGATGACGGGGGTAGCGAAGGCTGCCGAGACCGGATTCATCGAGCGTACCTACGAAGATGCGGCCGGTGCGCATCCGTTTCGGGTGTACGTGCCGAAGGGATACAGTCCGGATCGCGAATGGCCGGTGATGCTCTTCCTGCATGGGGCGGGCGAGCGGGGGACGGACGGTCTGCTGCCGATCACCGTTGGCCTGGGGCCGATGATCGAGGCGTGGGGAGAGGATTTCCCGTTCATCGTGGTCTTCCCGCAGTGTGAGGCGAAGCGGGGACGGATCCTCAAAGGCTGGAATCCTGACCGGCCGCATGCTCAGCGGGCCCTGAAGATGCTCGAACAGGTCGAGGCGGAGTTCGCGACCGATCCTGAGCGGCGGGTGCTGACCGGCTGGTCGATGGGGGGCTTTGGTTGCTGGCGCGTCGCGGCGGCGACACCCGACATGTGGTCGGCGGTGGTGGTGCTGGCCGGCGGCGGCGAGCCCGAACTGGCTTCAAACCTGACGGACGTTCCTGTCTGGATTTTCCATGGTGCCGACGACGAAGTGGTCCCTCCGGGCAGGTCCCGCGAATTAGTGGCGGCCCTCGAGAAGGCCGGATGCACCTTCGCGTATACCGAGTTGTCGGGGGTTGGTCACAACTGCTGGCGTCAGGTTTACACCTGCCCGGACGTGGTTGAGTGGATGCTTGATCCCTCGCAGCCGCCGGGTGGCGATGTCGAGCCGGATCAGGCGATTCTGGCGCGCGCTGCCCGGGCCCGCCGCGAGAAGTTTCGCGAAGCGCTGCGCATTCCGGGAGCGGTTGCGGTCCGCATTGGGCCGGATGCAATGACCGCCGCGGGGTTCGGTCTGTCGGACGCGGTTCCGAATGAGTGGAAGCAGGGCCGGATCGACGACATTGAAGAAACGCTCGAGGCGTTGGGCGAACAGTTCGTGATCCAGATGCGCGAGATTGATTACGCGCTCGAACTGGATCGGGCAATCTTCCGGTCGGACGACTTCGGGCGGCTGCAGTTGCGGATCGGCGTTCGTAATCTGGTGCTCGAGGTTGCTCAAACCTCCATTACCGGAACGACTCAGCAGATTCGTGCCGATGGCCTGCGGGTGGTCGTGGGGCACCGGCGTCCCGTCTGGCTCGAAGTCGACGTGCATCCCGTCGTGCGTGGCGATCGGATGGAACTGCGGCTGCTGGGGGCCGATTTTCGGATTCCGGACGACAACTGGTATGTGGCTGCGCCGCGAAACATCGAGGTTCGCGGCGGTGAGCTGACGCCGGATCTTGTGCGGATCGGGCTGGTTGGCGGACTGTATCTGCGGAAATCGCAGATCGAAGCCGAGGTCCGCCGGCTGGTGCCGGATCTGATCGCGACCGCCGAGGACATGGTCTCCGAAGTGGATGCCTCGCCGTTTATGGCGAGTGTCTGGCCGGTGCCGGTCTACACGCCGGATGCGCGGCTGCGACCGCAGGCGGTTCAGGTCGACAGTCGGGGAGCCGAGCTGGTCTTTGGTCTCGTTGCAGGACCGGTGGACGCCGTGCACGTGCCCGAACGGCCTCGCCTGGAGGCGGTGCCGGTGCCGGCACTGGATTCCGTCGATCGGTCCCGGTTTCTGCAGCTCGATCTGGCGCCGGGCGTGGTGACGCCGCTGTCACAGATGATCGTTGATGCCGACGTCGCCCGACTGCATCCGCTGGACGTTCCGGACGAGCGGTTTCATGTCATGGCCGATCGTGCCTTCCTCGAGTCGGTTGTCCCGGACCTGAAGACGCTGCCGGACGATGCCCGGCTGCTGCCGGAATTCCGCCTCGTCGAGCCGCTTTCGGTGCGGCCGGGGCAGGTTGATTCCAACGGCACGGATATGGAATTTGTCGTGCCCGGTGTGGTGTTTTCGATTGATCACCGCAGCGACGTGTCGTCCCCCTGGCAGGCAGTCGCTGAGCTGGAGATCTCTGTCTCGCAGCAGGCCCGACTGGAACTGGTACGTGGCGAAGACGGTGGGCGAACTCTGCGGCTGGGCTGGTCGTCTGATCCGCAGGTGGAGGTGCATGGCCGCTTCGCCGACGGGTACACACCACGGCACCCCGAGCTGAATGTGGATGCCTTTCGCCGGGAATTCGTCGAAGCGTGGACGGCCTGGACGCGCGGTGCTGCCGGCAACGAAGTCGCCGTCCCGAACCTGCAGGTTGGGGCGGCCGCCATGGGCCTGAGTGACCTGAAGTGGTCCTCGAACCGGCTGGTGACCGAGTTCTCGATGCAGCCGTCGGAAGTCGCCAACGAAGCCAGGCGGACGTTCGAATACAAAGTGCGGGGACCCGATTCGCGGTGGAGCCAGCCGTACAGGTTGCCGGGCGGCGAGTCGCACGAATACCGCGTACCCTACGACATGGAACTGCGGGCCGTCGCCCCCCTGCCCGGGGCACGGAGCCGCGTTGTGCCCGGTGGGCGGCTGATGCTTCAGCCGCTGCGGCGTCGCGGTCGCTTTCGTCTGCGTTCGGTGGAGCCTGAGCCGCAACGGACAAGGTCCGATCGGTAA
- a CDS encoding Hsp70 family protein — protein sequence MKFLDGQTVGIDLGTTYSSIAQLDNEGHPASLPNADGKTITPSVVLLGDDGKVIVGPTFERMAIEDPGNIVEAVKRQMGNKDFFVVYQEKKLTPEFISALILKKLKQDAEKTVGPIANAVITVPYYFNDVRRKATQDAGRIAGLNVIDIINEPTAATLAYAWQKGELGRKDLAGQERTILVYDLGGGTFDVTVVRYTPTNFRVLATDGDVMLGGLDWSRRVVDHVAEQFHRKFGEDPREDPETLMTFTQECEQAKRDLSDKAQVPISVYYKGKSLTVALTRGDFERLTGDLMQRTRDTTELVMQQAGVSKGELDEVVLVGGSTYMPVVETMLREVTGISPSREVTPEEAVAQGAAIHAAILEARATGGESRLGQAVNTRLRSVATSDVNSHSLGVKITDPNDRERKINHIMIPKNTPVPAKVSQRFVTNSPNQQRVHIEVLEGDAPDPAACTLIGDFRIVNLPPDLPKGSPVEVTYAYDKNGRINASAKELTGDLAAQIEIVRDSGLDAEGIVSLESLAEEYKVE from the coding sequence ATGAAATTCCTTGATGGGCAGACAGTCGGCATCGACCTCGGGACCACCTATTCCTCCATCGCCCAGCTCGACAACGAGGGGCATCCGGCATCGCTGCCGAACGCAGACGGAAAGACGATCACTCCGTCTGTCGTGCTGCTTGGCGACGATGGCAAGGTGATCGTCGGGCCCACGTTCGAGCGGATGGCGATCGAAGATCCCGGCAATATCGTCGAAGCCGTGAAGCGGCAGATGGGCAACAAGGACTTCTTCGTCGTCTATCAGGAAAAGAAGCTGACGCCCGAGTTCATCTCCGCCCTCATCCTGAAGAAGCTCAAGCAGGATGCGGAAAAGACGGTCGGCCCGATCGCCAACGCCGTCATCACCGTTCCCTACTACTTCAACGATGTCCGCCGTAAGGCGACGCAGGATGCCGGCCGCATCGCCGGGCTGAACGTGATCGACATCATCAACGAGCCGACCGCCGCCACGCTCGCCTACGCCTGGCAGAAAGGGGAGCTGGGCCGCAAGGACCTGGCCGGGCAGGAACGGACGATTCTCGTTTACGACCTGGGGGGCGGAACGTTCGACGTGACGGTCGTCCGGTACACGCCGACCAACTTCCGCGTGCTGGCGACCGACGGTGACGTGATGCTCGGCGGCCTGGACTGGAGCCGCCGCGTCGTCGATCACGTGGCCGAGCAGTTCCACCGCAAGTTTGGCGAAGATCCCCGTGAAGATCCCGAAACGCTGATGACCTTCACGCAGGAGTGTGAGCAGGCCAAGCGGGATCTCTCCGACAAGGCTCAGGTGCCGATCAGCGTCTACTACAAGGGCAAGAGCCTGACCGTGGCTCTGACGCGTGGTGACTTCGAGCGGCTGACCGGCGATCTGATGCAGCGGACCCGCGATACCACCGAGCTGGTGATGCAGCAGGCGGGTGTCTCGAAGGGTGAGCTGGACGAAGTGGTGCTCGTCGGCGGTTCGACCTACATGCCTGTCGTCGAAACGATGCTTCGCGAAGTGACCGGCATTTCGCCCTCCCGCGAAGTGACGCCGGAAGAGGCGGTGGCTCAGGGTGCCGCCATTCACGCGGCCATTCTCGAGGCGCGGGCGACCGGTGGTGAGAGCCGGCTCGGACAGGCGGTCAATACGCGGCTGCGGTCGGTGGCGACGTCCGACGTCAACTCGCACTCGCTGGGGGTGAAGATCACCGACCCCAACGATCGGGAGCGGAAGATCAATCACATCATGATCCCCAAGAACACGCCGGTGCCGGCCAAGGTCTCGCAGCGGTTCGTGACGAACTCCCCGAACCAGCAGCGGGTGCACATCGAGGTGCTCGAAGGGGATGCGCCCGATCCGGCCGCCTGCACGCTGATTGGTGACTTCCGGATCGTCAACCTGCCTCCGGATCTGCCCAAGGGCTCGCCGGTCGAAGTGACCTACGCCTATGACAAAAACGGCCGGATCAACGCGAGTGCCAAGGAGCTGACCGGGGATCTCGCGGCTCAGATCGAGATCGTCCGGGATTCCGGCCTCGATGCCGAAGGGATCGTTTCGCTCGAGTCGCTCGCCGAAGAGTACAAGGTCGAGTAG